The Phycisphaerae bacterium genome contains the following window.
CTGCGAAGAAAAAAACTTTCGATTTCGGTCGGGATGCCCCTCCCCCCGCGATTCTCAGCCTTTCAGCGAGCCCGGGGCCCTCCGTCCTGCCCCTGCGGTGCGAAGAATCGGCTATTCATCAGGGCTGCGGTGGCTCGCGCGAGGATTTCGAGCATTTGCACAAGTGCGGTATAGGATTGACAATACTCGCGCGACGTGACCTGCGAGATGCATTGTCACCTTTGGGTTCCCTCCCGGATCCAGACTGGGAGAATGGAGAGGCTCGCCATGACACCTGACTACCGACACATCGCGTGCGTCCCTCTGCTTGCTGGAATCACCCTCACCTGGTGCGATCCGAGCCAGGGTCTGAGCCCCGGGCGACGACCAGTACCGGAAGAGGACTACTCCGAGCCTGTGACCAAGGCCCAGACACAGCCGGCGGCACGATTCGAGCGGGGCTGGCCGGAACGGCCCGACTTCTTCCCCATTGCGGTCTGGCTGCAAACACCGGCGAACGCGGCCAAGTACAAGGCGATCGGCATCAATCTCTTCTGTGGGCTGTGGAAAGGACCAACGGAGCAGCAACTGCAGGAACTGGAAAAAGTCGGAATGCCGGTCATCTGCGAACAGAACGAGTTCGCCAGGAAACACCTGGAACGACGCATCATCGTGGGGTGGATGCACGGCGACGAACCGGACAACGCTCAGGGGAGGCCATCCGGCGACGGGTACGACCCACCCATTTTGCCGAACAAGATCCTCGACGACTACCAGCGGATCCGCAAGCTCGATCCGACGCGGCCCGTCGTCCTCAATCTGGGCCAGGGCGTTGCCTGGGACGACTGGTATGGCCGAGGCGTAAGAACGCGGCACCCCGAGGACTATCTCGAGTACGTCAAAGGCGCCGACATCCTGTCGTTCGACATTTACCCGGTGACGCACCATCGCAAGGAGGTGCGCGGCAACCTGTGGTACGT
Protein-coding sequences here:
- a CDS encoding beta-galactosidase, whose translation is MTPDYRHIACVPLLAGITLTWCDPSQGLSPGRRPVPEEDYSEPVTKAQTQPAARFERGWPERPDFFPIAVWLQTPANAAKYKAIGINLFCGLWKGPTEQQLQELEKVGMPVICEQNEFARKHLERRIIVGWMHGDEPDNAQGRPSGDGYDPPILPNKILDDYQRIRKLDPTRPVVLNLGQGVAWDDWYGRGVRTRHPEDYLEYVKGADILSFDIYPVTHHRKEVRGNLWYVGQGVERLREWSQDRKPVWACIETTHIGDPETRPTPEQVRSIVWMALIHGAKGVLYFAHEFKPKFIEAGVLAYPDVRESVGRLNRQIEQLAPVLNSPTQPGLANVVSSNPEVPIRLLNKSRDKAVYVFAIAMRDGKTTGTFRLGGKLAPTTVSVLGENRTLDINDGQWRDAFDGYGVHLYRVGP